One genomic window of Candidatus Binatia bacterium includes the following:
- a CDS encoding AbrB/MazE/SpoVT family DNA-binding domain-containing protein, which translates to MPYQGRVAKVTSKLQVTVPKAIAAEYGIRPGDDIEWIPAGSAVRVCKATPHPRSPLARDIIAARLELFDLASKRQKARQQKARGKTARTRDRGWRRDDLYDRGSAG; encoded by the coding sequence TTGCCGTATCAAGGACGGGTGGCAAAGGTAACCAGCAAGTTGCAGGTCACCGTCCCGAAAGCCATCGCGGCGGAATACGGTATTCGGCCCGGAGACGACATCGAATGGATTCCCGCCGGCAGCGCGGTGCGCGTCTGCAAGGCAACGCCGCACCCCCGGAGCCCGCTTGCCAGGGACATCATCGCCGCGCGGCTGGAGCTCTTCGATCTGGCCAGCAAGCGGCAGAAGGCTCGCCAGCAGAAAGCCAGGGGCAAGACGGCGCGGACACGGGACCGAGGCTGGCGGCGGGACGATTTGTACGACCGTGGCAGCGCTGGTTGA